Proteins from a genomic interval of Phycisphaeraceae bacterium:
- a CDS encoding enoyl-CoA hydratase/isomerase family protein has protein sequence MIRTSHNAGIATIALDRAAKRNAMTPRMLELLVEAIESAARSTEVRAIVLTGEGEAFCAGFDLTLCRGDDTVLESLLSGLSFAVRSLRRAPQPVVAAAHGAAIAGGCALLGGCDVVVTNAQAKLGYPVVRLGISPAVSAPTLRLMAGDGASRARLLDSALIDGVEARRIGLAHECTAAADEVLSRAMAIAQELAGKPASGVRATKKWLNELDGLDDGAILDSALGASLGLVGSDEQHARLEALWSKP, from the coding sequence ATGATCCGCACCAGCCACAACGCGGGCATCGCCACGATCGCACTTGATCGTGCGGCGAAACGGAACGCAATGACACCGCGGATGCTGGAGTTGCTCGTCGAGGCGATCGAGTCGGCGGCGAGGTCCACAGAGGTCCGTGCCATTGTTCTCACCGGGGAAGGCGAGGCGTTCTGTGCCGGCTTTGACCTGACGCTCTGCCGCGGGGACGACACGGTCCTTGAGTCTCTCCTTTCGGGGCTCTCCTTCGCTGTCCGATCACTTCGCCGCGCGCCGCAGCCGGTGGTCGCGGCGGCGCACGGCGCAGCGATCGCCGGCGGGTGTGCGCTGCTCGGCGGATGCGACGTGGTCGTGACCAACGCGCAGGCCAAGCTCGGCTACCCGGTCGTCCGCCTGGGCATCAGCCCGGCGGTTTCGGCGCCAACACTGCGGCTGATGGCCGGAGATGGGGCTTCGCGCGCGAGGTTGCTTGATTCGGCCCTCATTGACGGGGTTGAGGCTCGCCGCATCGGTCTGGCTCACGAGTGCACCGCCGCAGCGGACGAAGTTTTGTCTCGTGCCATGGCGATCGCGCAAGAGTTGGCGGGCAAGCCAGCCTCGGGCGTTCGTGCTACAAAGAAGTGGCTCAATGAACTCGATGGCCTCGACGATGGCGCCATACTCGACTCGGCGCTCGGTGCCTCGCTTGGCCTTGTCGGGAGTGATGAACAGCACGCACGGCTTGAGGCTCTATGGAGCAAGCCCTAG
- a CDS encoding hydroxymethylglutaryl-CoA lyase, whose translation MAERVRITDVSPRDGLQNEPGVIPTAEKVRLIELLGATGVDEIEVTSFVSPKWVPQLGDAADVCRLLARFDSAPAFSALVPNERGMRGVLETNESTGRSLISRVSVFTAASETFSKRNTNATIAETLERFLPVISMARTAGLGIRGYVSCAIACPFEGSIKPSAVADVSRRLADLGVDEIDLGDTIGAGTRESTAALLRECNRWVPLKDGSVTTTLHLHDTFGRAGECVRTALEMGIRSFDGSVAGLGGCPYASTPQKRAPGNVSTELLVKTVHEAGFETGVKYDRLGDAARYAQEIVARARTSAQPGNDEVPA comes from the coding sequence ATGGCCGAACGTGTACGAATCACCGATGTGTCTCCTCGGGACGGCCTGCAGAACGAGCCCGGTGTGATCCCGACGGCGGAGAAGGTGCGGCTGATCGAACTGCTGGGCGCCACCGGTGTTGATGAGATTGAGGTGACGAGCTTTGTGAGCCCCAAGTGGGTGCCGCAACTGGGGGACGCCGCGGATGTCTGCCGGCTGTTGGCTCGATTCGATAGTGCGCCCGCCTTCTCGGCGCTTGTTCCCAACGAACGGGGCATGCGCGGAGTCCTCGAGACAAACGAGAGTACGGGGCGCTCTCTCATCAGCAGGGTGTCTGTCTTCACGGCTGCTTCGGAGACGTTCTCGAAGCGCAATACGAACGCGACGATTGCAGAGACACTGGAGCGATTTCTGCCGGTGATCTCGATGGCGCGCACGGCTGGCCTTGGAATCCGCGGATACGTGTCCTGCGCGATCGCGTGCCCGTTCGAGGGATCGATCAAGCCTTCCGCCGTAGCCGACGTCTCGCGGCGGCTGGCCGATTTGGGGGTCGATGAGATTGACCTTGGCGACACAATCGGAGCGGGAACTCGCGAGAGCACCGCGGCCCTGCTGCGTGAATGCAACCGCTGGGTCCCACTCAAAGATGGCTCCGTGACAACCACACTGCACCTGCATGACACATTCGGGCGTGCCGGCGAATGCGTGCGAACGGCACTAGAGATGGGGATTCGGTCGTTTGACGGGTCTGTTGCGGGCCTGGGCGGGTGCCCGTACGCCTCCACGCCTCAGAAGCGGGCCCCGGGGAACGTCTCGACCGAACTTCTCGTGAAGACCGTTCACGAGGCGGGCTTCGAGACCGGCGTGAAGTACGATCGGCTCGGCGACGCGGCGCGGTACGCGCAAGAGATCGTGGCTCGAGCCCGGACGTCCGCGCAACCGGGCAACGACGAGGTGCCCGCATGA
- the argJ gene encoding bifunctional glutamate N-acetyltransferase/amino-acid acetyltransferase ArgJ, with translation MSITRPLGFRAAAVAAGLKPSGKPDLTLIVCDGAEGRDSGTHAIEAGRSAAAVFTTNAIVGAPIEIGRRWRSGQSVTGRGLRAILVNAGAANAATGEDGVRDAELCMDAVASALSCRSDEVLPSSTGVIGRRLPVDRIVGAVPGLVQSLGRGERADVAAAQAIMTTDLVAKSSHREVEIRGHTVHIGAIAKGSGMIAPRLDRAGRPLPPQATMLAFISTDAPIGHWALQRALEGSARNSFDRISVDAHPSCSDTVIAMSSGAAPVPALHEDMPEYHAFRLALHSLCEELAWKIVRDGEGATRVFRVEVRGAPNNEDAERMARAVVDSPLVKCAVHGKDPNWGRVVTAAGNAGVRFDAREGSLSIGGVEVYRHGLPTGVDKSDQKLRMAMSADPVTMTLTVGDGDGHAWMMGCDLSADYVKINAEYTT, from the coding sequence GTGTCGATCACCCGACCATTGGGATTCAGGGCAGCAGCTGTGGCGGCAGGGCTGAAGCCATCGGGCAAGCCGGATCTGACGCTGATCGTTTGTGACGGCGCCGAGGGACGGGATTCGGGCACGCACGCGATCGAGGCCGGGCGGTCCGCCGCGGCGGTGTTCACGACCAACGCCATCGTGGGCGCACCGATCGAGATCGGCAGGCGCTGGCGATCCGGACAATCCGTGACTGGACGAGGGCTTCGCGCGATCCTGGTGAACGCGGGGGCGGCCAACGCGGCTACAGGCGAAGATGGGGTGCGCGACGCAGAGTTGTGCATGGACGCCGTGGCTTCGGCGCTTTCCTGCAGGAGCGACGAGGTGCTCCCGAGTTCGACCGGGGTCATCGGTCGTCGACTGCCGGTAGACAGGATCGTCGGGGCAGTGCCCGGACTGGTCCAATCCCTTGGTCGCGGCGAGAGGGCGGACGTCGCGGCGGCGCAGGCCATCATGACGACCGACTTGGTCGCAAAGTCATCGCACCGCGAGGTCGAGATCCGGGGGCACACGGTGCACATCGGTGCGATTGCGAAGGGTTCCGGGATGATTGCGCCCCGGCTGGACCGGGCAGGGCGGCCGTTGCCGCCGCAGGCGACGATGCTCGCTTTTATCTCGACCGATGCGCCCATCGGACACTGGGCGCTGCAGAGGGCCCTGGAGGGGTCGGCTCGGAACTCGTTCGACCGGATCAGCGTCGATGCCCACCCATCGTGCTCGGACACCGTGATCGCCATGTCGAGCGGCGCCGCGCCGGTGCCCGCGCTGCACGAGGACATGCCCGAATACCACGCGTTCCGGCTCGCTCTGCACTCGCTGTGCGAGGAACTGGCGTGGAAGATCGTCCGGGATGGCGAGGGGGCGACGCGTGTGTTCCGAGTCGAAGTGCGCGGTGCGCCGAACAACGAGGACGCCGAGCGGATGGCCCGGGCGGTGGTCGACTCGCCGCTGGTAAAATGTGCGGTTCACGGCAAGGACCCGAACTGGGGACGCGTCGTGACCGCGGCCGGGAACGCCGGAGTCCGCTTCGATGCCCGCGAGGGGTCGCTCTCCATCGGCGGTGTCGAGGTGTACCGGCATGGACTTCCCACAGGGGTGGATAAGAGTGATCAGAAGCTCCGGATGGCGATGAGCGCCGACCCCGTGACCATGACGCTGACTGTCGGCGATGGCGACGGCCACGCGTGGATGATGGGCTGCGACCTATCGGCCGACTACGTAAAGATCAACGCCGAATACACAACCTGA
- a CDS encoding homogentisate 1,2-dioxygenase, which translates to MPYYTKLGLLPRKRHVQFRRPDGCLYSEELFGTEGFSGPTSTMYHIHPPTQVYGWTKQYSTAVEYVERDVMRMRHVKTGGKAMPPKGDPVTGRVVLFGNADCEMAVCNPAEQMGYHFKNGQGDECFFVHFGRGVCHTMMGTLKFGPKDYIVIPKGVIYKFEFEHRANGADGNPLDGGPSIEQVPYGKFLLIETVNGSHIGPPPRYVSKQTSQFLEHAPYCERDLRLPEPPLTWDEKGEFEVRIKARNLVHSYTYHYHPLDVVGWDGCYYPYIFNIDDFAPITGKLHMPPPIHQTFEAHNFVICSFCPRMLDWHPNAIKVPYNHSNLDSDEVLYYVEGNFGSRKGIEVGSLTAHPQGIPHGPHPGTIEASLSATYTGELAVMCDTFRPLFPTKAALEMDDTNYPKSWQGEHFPGLSAGSVHLNGASTAQTGGKAPGNGPVEVQEHRPESNVWAP; encoded by the coding sequence ATGCCGTATTACACAAAACTCGGGCTGCTGCCCAGGAAGCGCCATGTGCAGTTCCGCAGGCCGGACGGGTGCCTGTACTCCGAGGAGCTGTTCGGCACAGAAGGGTTTTCGGGTCCGACGTCGACGATGTACCACATCCACCCACCGACACAGGTGTACGGCTGGACCAAGCAGTACTCGACAGCGGTCGAGTACGTCGAGCGCGATGTGATGCGGATGCGGCACGTCAAGACCGGGGGAAAAGCGATGCCCCCCAAGGGCGACCCGGTCACTGGCCGGGTCGTGCTGTTCGGAAACGCGGACTGCGAGATGGCGGTGTGCAACCCGGCCGAGCAAATGGGTTACCACTTCAAGAACGGTCAGGGAGACGAGTGCTTCTTCGTGCACTTCGGACGGGGCGTTTGCCACACGATGATGGGAACGCTGAAGTTCGGGCCCAAGGACTACATCGTGATCCCCAAGGGGGTTATCTACAAGTTCGAGTTCGAGCACCGGGCCAATGGCGCCGACGGGAACCCCCTCGACGGGGGACCCTCGATCGAGCAGGTTCCCTACGGAAAGTTCCTGCTCATCGAGACCGTGAACGGTTCGCACATCGGCCCGCCGCCGCGGTATGTCTCGAAGCAGACGAGTCAGTTCCTGGAGCATGCACCCTACTGCGAACGTGACCTGCGGCTGCCGGAACCGCCGCTGACATGGGATGAGAAGGGAGAGTTCGAAGTACGGATCAAGGCGAGGAACCTGGTGCATTCGTACACCTACCACTACCACCCGCTGGACGTGGTCGGGTGGGACGGGTGCTACTACCCGTACATCTTCAACATCGACGACTTCGCCCCGATCACGGGCAAGCTGCACATGCCGCCGCCCATTCATCAAACGTTCGAGGCGCACAACTTCGTGATCTGCTCGTTCTGCCCGCGGATGCTGGACTGGCACCCGAACGCGATCAAGGTTCCGTACAACCACAGCAACCTGGACAGCGATGAGGTGCTCTACTATGTCGAGGGCAACTTCGGGAGCCGGAAGGGAATCGAAGTCGGGTCTTTGACAGCCCACCCGCAGGGAATCCCCCACGGCCCGCACCCGGGCACGATCGAGGCGTCGCTGTCCGCGACCTACACGGGCGAACTGGCCGTCATGTGCGACACCTTCCGGCCGCTCTTCCCGACCAAAGCAGCATTGGAGATGGACGACACGAACTATCCCAAGTCGTGGCAGGGGGAGCACTTCCCCGGGCTGTCGGCTGGCAGCGTCCACCTCAACGGTGCTTCGACTGCACAGACCGGTGGGAAGGCCCCTGGAAACGGACCGGTCGAGGTGCAGGAGCACCGCCCGGAGTCAAACGTCTGGGCGCCGTAA
- a CDS encoding ABC transporter ATP-binding protein, producing MVEALKGIDLSIPRGQYVAVMGASGSGKSTLMNVLGCLDRPTTGQYLLDGEDCAQMEDEPLSAFRGRKIGFVFQAFNLIPELTIEENVEVPLFYQGVRQRERRARTLETLALVGLDNRVGHRPSELSGGQQQRVAIARALVTRPVVLMADEPTGNLDSTTGEAILQVIEGLHRQGMTIVMVTHDDRISKRCERVVRLRDGLLESDLLTRG from the coding sequence ATGGTCGAAGCCCTCAAGGGCATCGACTTGAGCATCCCGCGGGGCCAATACGTAGCGGTCATGGGCGCTTCGGGCTCGGGCAAGAGCACCCTCATGAACGTGCTGGGCTGCCTCGACCGGCCGACCACCGGCCAATACCTCCTCGACGGCGAAGATTGTGCTCAGATGGAGGATGAACCCCTCTCCGCATTCCGCGGCCGCAAGATCGGGTTCGTCTTCCAGGCCTTCAACCTGATCCCGGAGTTGACGATCGAGGAGAATGTTGAGGTGCCACTGTTCTACCAGGGCGTCCGTCAACGGGAGCGGCGGGCCCGCACCCTGGAGACGCTCGCGCTGGTGGGGCTGGACAACCGCGTCGGCCACCGACCGAGCGAGTTGTCGGGTGGACAGCAGCAGCGGGTTGCAATCGCTCGCGCGCTCGTCACCCGGCCGGTGGTTCTGATGGCGGATGAGCCCACCGGCAATCTCGACAGCACCACTGGGGAGGCCATCCTCCAGGTCATCGAGGGGTTGCATCGGCAGGGGATGACGATTGTGATGGTGACCCACGACGATCGGATCAGCAAGCGGTGCGAGCGGGTGGTCAGGCTGCGGGACGGCCTCTTGGAGAGCGACCTGCTCACCCGCGGCTAA
- a CDS encoding SpoIIE family protein phosphatase, whose amino-acid sequence MPLHASANIPALALIAPTDGEARAADLLHTILAHWPPHCPRPTAQFVPLHPLTASNPPVEPESIWRAFSAAIIFPSPMTKPVLMDRLAAELHDVLTPALVLADHPSGATTRLRSANLSVLATDEDPAIIAATLAAVIGRQPSVRAMQVQCRLAQSLEGGISAEIERLNDELMLAAHVQREFLPKSLPVIEGLDAGVLFRPAGFVSGDIYDIARLDDRRIGFYVADAMGHGLPAALMTLFIAAHLSFHQADSSGHRIVSPADVLTRLNAALCAARAGPARFVSAVCGVMDTHDQTVTLASAGHPSPLRIGARGVERIDLSGMLLGIMDDSVYEQATIRLAPGESLVIHSDGVNSPSRDEPQAFLDAPDAELCAPFIARCRGSGPEALAESLDRVAHVLDRRSGSFHQGDDITLLALSLKQAEAAAGPAIAA is encoded by the coding sequence ATGCCGCTTCACGCATCCGCGAATATCCCGGCTCTTGCGCTTATCGCCCCCACCGACGGGGAAGCCCGGGCGGCGGACCTGCTTCACACGATTCTCGCTCACTGGCCCCCCCACTGCCCGCGGCCAACCGCCCAGTTCGTTCCGTTGCACCCGCTTACAGCCTCGAACCCACCCGTCGAGCCTGAATCGATCTGGCGGGCGTTCTCGGCCGCCATCATCTTCCCCTCACCGATGACCAAGCCGGTGCTGATGGACCGGCTTGCCGCGGAACTTCACGATGTCCTGACACCCGCCCTCGTCCTGGCCGACCACCCCAGCGGGGCCACGACCAGGCTGCGATCAGCCAACTTGTCTGTCCTCGCAACAGACGAGGACCCGGCGATTATCGCCGCAACGCTCGCGGCCGTGATCGGGCGTCAGCCTTCAGTGCGGGCCATGCAGGTGCAGTGCCGGCTGGCACAATCGCTCGAGGGGGGCATTTCCGCCGAGATCGAGCGCCTCAACGACGAGTTGATGCTCGCCGCCCATGTGCAGCGCGAGTTCCTTCCAAAATCGCTCCCGGTGATCGAGGGGCTCGACGCGGGCGTGCTGTTCCGCCCTGCCGGGTTTGTGTCCGGCGACATCTACGATATTGCCCGGCTGGACGATCGCCGGATTGGGTTCTACGTCGCGGACGCCATGGGCCACGGCCTTCCTGCGGCGCTCATGACCCTGTTCATCGCGGCGCACCTGTCATTCCACCAGGCCGATTCCTCGGGACACCGCATCGTCTCGCCCGCCGATGTGCTGACGCGGCTGAACGCGGCGCTGTGTGCCGCCCGGGCCGGCCCGGCCCGGTTCGTTTCTGCTGTATGCGGAGTCATGGACACGCACGACCAGACGGTCACGCTTGCTTCCGCCGGGCACCCCTCGCCTCTGCGGATCGGCGCACGGGGCGTTGAACGCATCGACCTGAGCGGAATGCTCCTGGGCATCATGGACGATTCCGTGTACGAGCAGGCGACCATTCGACTCGCCCCCGGAGAATCGCTGGTTATTCACTCCGACGGCGTCAACTCGCCTTCTCGTGATGAGCCTCAGGCGTTCCTCGACGCACCCGATGCGGAGTTGTGCGCCCCCTTCATCGCGAGGTGCCGGGGATCGGGGCCCGAGGCCTTGGCCGAGTCCCTCGACCGGGTAGCCCACGTGCTCGATCGCCGGTCCGGATCGTTCCACCAAGGGGACGACATCACGCTGCTGGCGCTGAGCCTGAAACAGGCCGAAGCCGCCGCCGGGCCCGCCATCGCCGCGTAG
- a CDS encoding DUF192 domain-containing protein, translated as MARLTSPLTVLRTMMILVVIGSAAILPGCDEKAGADVAPATIAGKKFFLEIVADNDSRMKGLMHRDHIDDDGGMIFVFPFPDRQAFWMGNCEVDMDILYLDSSGRVVSTAEMKKERPRGPDETEQQYDARMPRYPSRFAAQFAIEVQAGMVKRLGVKAGDLVQFDHEGLKKRAK; from the coding sequence ATGGCTCGTCTCACAAGCCCGCTGACCGTGCTTCGGACCATGATGATCCTCGTGGTCATCGGTTCCGCGGCGATACTGCCCGGCTGCGACGAAAAGGCGGGAGCCGACGTGGCCCCCGCGACGATCGCCGGCAAGAAGTTCTTCCTTGAGATCGTTGCTGACAATGACTCACGGATGAAGGGCCTCATGCACCGGGACCACATCGATGACGACGGGGGAATGATCTTTGTATTCCCGTTCCCCGACCGGCAGGCGTTCTGGATGGGGAACTGCGAAGTTGACATGGACATCCTGTACCTCGACTCCTCTGGCCGGGTTGTTTCAACGGCTGAGATGAAGAAGGAACGTCCGCGCGGTCCCGACGAGACCGAGCAGCAGTACGACGCCAGGATGCCGCGGTATCCCTCCCGGTTTGCAGCTCAGTTTGCCATCGAGGTCCAGGCCGGAATGGTGAAGAGGCTGGGCGTGAAGGCCGGCGATCTCGTCCAGTTCGACCACGAGGGCCTCAAGAAGCGGGCGAAGTAG
- a CDS encoding 4a-hydroxytetrahydrobiopterin dehydratase codes for MEKLNEAQIEAKVNSLPEWSTTGETIQRTYGFAGFVEAMRFVNQVAEAAEAANHHPDLLIRYNKVTITLSTHDVGGLTDKDFALAAKCDGMFTPAAPPPATSPAKKKKA; via the coding sequence TTGGAGAAGCTTAACGAGGCCCAGATCGAGGCAAAGGTGAACAGCCTTCCCGAATGGTCGACCACGGGCGAGACGATCCAGCGAACCTACGGGTTCGCGGGCTTTGTTGAGGCCATGCGGTTTGTCAATCAGGTGGCCGAGGCTGCCGAGGCGGCCAATCACCACCCTGATCTTCTGATCCGCTACAACAAAGTGACCATCACACTCAGCACCCATGACGTGGGCGGGCTCACGGACAAGGACTTCGCTCTGGCCGCGAAATGCGACGGCATGTTCACTCCAGCCGCGCCACCACCGGCTACGAGCCCCGCCAAGAAGAAGAAGGCCTAG
- a CDS encoding HNH endonuclease gives MSASHRGASQGRHRSTDGADASIDEPGYRGGAIAANSVLASGLDCKVLVLNKLFVAVRVISARRAFSMLACNLAEVIHIDDGRYQNYDFESWSELSQFLRSMQDEQAIKFDWVQTVRFHIAVPRVIRLLGFDRLPDQSVKLNRRNLFARDRNQCQYCGHSFSSAELSIDHVLPRTQGGGDTWDNLVCACVKCNARKGGRTPDQAAMKLIRRPIRPRRNPLITLRLGQERYASWKAFLDEAYWSVELG, from the coding sequence ATGTCCGCCTCGCACCGCGGAGCAAGTCAGGGTCGGCATCGATCGACTGATGGTGCCGACGCATCGATCGATGAGCCGGGCTACCGCGGCGGCGCGATCGCCGCCAACAGCGTTCTCGCTTCGGGGCTCGATTGCAAAGTGCTCGTCCTCAACAAGCTGTTCGTTGCGGTTCGGGTCATTTCAGCACGGCGTGCCTTCTCGATGCTGGCGTGCAACCTCGCCGAAGTCATTCACATCGATGACGGCCGCTACCAGAACTACGACTTCGAGTCGTGGTCGGAGCTGTCGCAGTTCCTGCGATCGATGCAGGATGAACAGGCGATCAAGTTCGACTGGGTCCAGACGGTTCGGTTCCACATCGCCGTGCCGCGGGTGATCCGCCTGCTGGGCTTCGATCGGCTCCCGGATCAATCCGTCAAGCTCAACCGACGGAATCTGTTCGCGCGAGACCGCAACCAGTGCCAGTATTGCGGGCACTCGTTCTCGTCGGCGGAGCTGTCAATCGATCACGTGCTTCCGAGGACCCAGGGAGGCGGGGACACATGGGACAACCTTGTCTGTGCCTGTGTGAAGTGCAACGCTCGCAAGGGCGGCCGCACCCCGGACCAGGCCGCGATGAAGCTGATCCGTAGGCCGATCCGGCCTCGCCGCAATCCACTGATCACACTCCGACTGGGACAGGAGCGGTACGCGTCGTGGAAGGCGTTCCTTGACGAAGCATACTGGTCGGTCGAACTCGGCTGA
- a CDS encoding UbiA family prenyltransferase, with translation MRRTLLRLAPILHLTRVTTAFAAVGNVWFVILWSWRTPQEPGTRAMAETPLWLLLLGGAVNALGLFAYAATLNDLLDVKRDRAIHPERPLPSGRLSAHVAVSLVVCTLMSAVLGATLLGTQAILLTLLLSGAILFFNGAGRFVPAVGLVVLGLIYSGQMVVPNLNLRFVWPVWLVMTHSLIVAGLVHMVARKVPAISRRAVAAAAAGWLFWSAVMLYAGWLRCRNSGGVWPEWVPVRAALGPAVLSLLFAVMAYRKVRTYGSNPRAAEKITRYGTLWLSLYGVAWLLGTGHVTDALILGSLAAAGFLGMTVLRELYSMLEHPMGYRR, from the coding sequence ATGCGACGGACCCTCCTGCGGCTTGCACCGATTCTCCACCTGACGAGGGTGACCACCGCATTTGCAGCCGTGGGAAACGTGTGGTTCGTCATCCTGTGGTCGTGGCGGACACCACAAGAGCCGGGGACGCGGGCCATGGCCGAGACGCCGCTGTGGCTCCTCCTGCTCGGGGGCGCGGTCAACGCCCTCGGCCTGTTCGCGTACGCTGCGACGCTGAACGACTTGCTGGATGTCAAGCGTGATCGGGCAATCCACCCCGAGCGCCCGCTGCCAAGCGGCAGGCTGAGTGCCCACGTGGCGGTCTCATTGGTTGTGTGCACACTGATGTCTGCGGTGCTCGGTGCGACGCTGCTGGGCACGCAGGCCATTCTGCTCACACTGCTCCTGTCGGGAGCAATCCTGTTCTTCAACGGCGCCGGGCGGTTCGTGCCGGCGGTCGGGCTTGTTGTGCTCGGACTGATCTACTCGGGGCAGATGGTTGTCCCGAACCTGAACCTGCGGTTCGTGTGGCCGGTCTGGCTGGTGATGACCCATTCGCTGATCGTGGCCGGACTGGTGCACATGGTCGCCCGGAAGGTTCCGGCGATCAGCCGCAGGGCGGTAGCGGCCGCAGCGGCTGGCTGGCTGTTCTGGTCGGCGGTGATGCTGTACGCGGGGTGGCTGCGTTGCCGGAACTCGGGGGGGGTGTGGCCCGAGTGGGTTCCGGTGCGAGCGGCACTGGGTCCAGCGGTGCTGTCCCTGCTGTTCGCAGTCATGGCGTACCGGAAGGTCCGAACGTACGGGTCGAACCCGCGGGCGGCGGAGAAGATCACGCGGTATGGCACGCTGTGGCTCTCGCTCTACGGCGTGGCGTGGCTCCTCGGTACCGGGCACGTGACCGATGCGCTCATTCTCGGCTCGCTGGCCGCAGCGGGATTCCTTGGGATGACCGTGCTGCGGGAGTTGTATTCGATGCTGGAGCACCCGATGGGATACCGACGGTAA
- the ribH gene encoding 6,7-dimethyl-8-ribityllumazine synthase → MRPNGNKPSPSSAARLPRIAVIVSRYHSDITGPLCEGARRCYANAGGRPGRLTVVEAPGAFELVSLSAVAASSGQFGGVLAIGCIIKGETSHDRYIAQAVCQGLAQISVSTLVPVALGVLTVDTLRQARDRAGGTKGNKGEEAMEALIASIQAAALLRKPARRSITGGGRR, encoded by the coding sequence ATGCGACCCAACGGCAATAAACCAAGCCCATCTTCCGCGGCACGGCTGCCCCGGATCGCTGTGATCGTCTCTCGCTATCACAGCGACATTACCGGTCCCCTGTGCGAGGGCGCTCGGCGGTGCTATGCAAACGCCGGCGGCCGCCCCGGGCGACTGACCGTTGTCGAGGCTCCAGGAGCATTCGAACTGGTTTCGCTCTCGGCTGTCGCCGCGTCATCGGGCCAATTCGGCGGTGTTCTTGCGATCGGCTGCATCATCAAGGGCGAGACAAGCCATGATCGCTACATCGCCCAGGCAGTGTGCCAGGGCCTTGCACAAATCTCGGTCTCCACGCTCGTGCCGGTGGCGCTCGGTGTCCTCACGGTCGATACGCTCCGTCAGGCCCGCGACCGCGCCGGCGGCACCAAAGGAAACAAGGGGGAAGAAGCCATGGAAGCCCTGATCGCATCAATTCAAGCCGCAGCGTTGCTGCGGAAGCCGGCACGCCGGTCAATCACGGGCGGAGGGCGTCGCTGA
- the nusB gene encoding transcription antitermination factor NusB, which produces MATSREVRRLAFQALFQLDARCPGRGAAASDAERHAVRESLDDSEGFTPAERDTAMSVAVRAFADREAADAATLELAPTWPAHRQAAVDRALLRLAHYEMTRTESPPKVVVNDTVEIAKAFSTDKSPAFINALLDRILKRVLGLPAAPVDVPAPPPHEGATPG; this is translated from the coding sequence ATGGCTACGTCCCGGGAAGTCCGGCGCCTCGCATTCCAGGCGCTCTTCCAACTCGATGCCAGGTGCCCCGGGCGCGGCGCCGCCGCGTCGGATGCCGAGCGTCACGCGGTCCGCGAATCTCTCGACGACTCAGAGGGATTCACTCCGGCCGAGCGTGACACGGCGATGTCCGTTGCCGTTCGTGCCTTTGCGGACCGCGAGGCCGCCGATGCGGCGACCCTCGAACTCGCCCCCACGTGGCCCGCCCACCGACAGGCAGCCGTTGATCGTGCACTGCTGCGGCTGGCCCACTATGAGATGACCCGCACCGAATCGCCGCCGAAAGTCGTCGTTAACGACACTGTCGAGATTGCCAAGGCCTTCAGCACCGACAAGTCTCCCGCGTTCATCAACGCGCTGCTCGACCGCATTCTGAAGCGGGTGCTCGGGTTGCCGGCCGCTCCGGTCGACGTGCCGGCGCCCCCGCCTCACGAGGGCGCGACGCCGGGCTGA